One Oncorhynchus keta strain PuntledgeMale-10-30-2019 chromosome 22, Oket_V2, whole genome shotgun sequence DNA window includes the following coding sequences:
- the LOC118401294 gene encoding CMP-N-acetylneuraminate-beta-galactosamide-alpha-2,3-sialyltransferase 2-like isoform X2, translated as MLTGGTSVERVGRMAGARAGGGGMRCSLRVWVLLGSLGLVFLTSLFFSISLRGGIGLPYLEPPGWEKSSRVKLVPNYSGVHQLGPLESTQQQKTCACPRCVGDPGVSDWFDENYDPDISPVWTRDNIQLPSDVYYWWVMLQPQFKPHTIQQVLLRLFQVIPGHSPYGSWDPARCLRCAVVGNSGNMRGAGYGPTIDSHNYIMRINLAPTLGYEEDAGSHTTHHFMYPESAKNLAANVSFVLVPFKTLDLLWITSALSTGQIRLFGPYRMWKSGPVRTAPKKDCPKGVGISPCLLRCTRQCSLKVHFMNAHLCGKPTVCKIPPKQCPKDVGLCFMGCSLMCCPKMELYECPSMW; from the exons ATGTTGACAGGCGGTACCAGCGTGGAGCGGGTTGGTCGGATGGCAGGGGCCAGGGCCGGCGGAGGAGGCATGCGGTGCTCATTGAGGGTGTGGGTTTTGCTGGGCTCCCTGGGCCTTGTCTTTCTcacctccctcttcttctccatctctctgaggGGGGGCATTGGCCTGCCCTACCTGGAGCCCCCCGGGTGGGAGAAGTCCAGCCGAGTAAAACTAGTGCCCAACTACTCTGGTGTCCACCAGCTGGGCCCACTGGAGAGCACCCAGCAGCAGAAGACATGTGCCTGTCCCCGCTGTGTGGGAGACCCTGGGGTGTCGGACTGGTTTGATGAGAACTACGACCCGGACATCTCCCCCGTGTGGACACGGGACAACATCCAGCTGCCTTCAGACGTCTACTACTGGTGGGTG ATGCTGCAACCTCAGTTCAAGCCCCACACTATCCAGCAGGTACTGCTGCGGCTGTTCCAGGTGATCCCTGGCCACTCCCCCTATGGCTCCTGGGACCCCGCCCGCTGCCTGCGCTGTGCCGTGGTGGGGAACTCTGGCAACATGCGTGGGGCCGGTTACGGACCCACCATAGACAGCCACAACTACATcatgag GATCAATCTGGCACCCACGCTGGGCTATGAGGAGGATGCAGGCAGCCACACCACTCACCACTTCATGTACCCAGAGAGTGCCAAGAACCTGGCAGCCAACGTCAGCTTCGTCCTGGTGCCCTTCAAGACCCTGGACCTGCTGTGGATCACCAGCGCACTCTCCACTGGACAGATTCGCTT ATTTGGCCCGTACCGGATGTGGAAATCAGGGCCGGTCCGGACTGCACCAAAAAAAGATTGCCCAAAAGGCGTCGGCATCAGTCCGTGTTTACTGAGGTGCACCCGACAGTGTTCCCTGAAAGTACATTTTATGAATGCCCATCTATGTGGTAAGCCTACCGTTTGTAAAATACCCCCAAAACAATGTCCAAAAGACGTTGGCTTGTGCTTCATGGGATGTAGCCTAATGTGTTGCCCCAAAATGGAATTGTATGAATGCCCGTCCATGTGGTAG
- the LOC118401294 gene encoding CMP-N-acetylneuraminate-beta-galactosamide-alpha-2,3-sialyltransferase 2-like isoform X3 yields the protein MLTGGTSVERVGRMAGARAGGGGMRCSLRVWVLLGSLGLVFLTSLFFSISLRGGIGLPYLEPPGWEKSSRVKLVPNYSGVHQLGPLESTQQQKTCACPRCVGDPGVSDWFDENYDPDISPVWTRDNIQLPSDVYYWWVMLQPQFKPHTIQQVLLRLFQVIPGHSPYGSWDPARCLRCAVVGNSGNMRGAGYGPTIDSHNYIMRINLAPTLGYEEDAGSHTTHHFMYPESAKNLAANVSFVLVPFKTLDLLWITSALSTGQIRLFGPYRMWKSGPVRTAPKKDCPKGVGISPCLLRCTRQCSLKVHFMNAHLCVPTPL from the exons ATGTTGACAGGCGGTACCAGCGTGGAGCGGGTTGGTCGGATGGCAGGGGCCAGGGCCGGCGGAGGAGGCATGCGGTGCTCATTGAGGGTGTGGGTTTTGCTGGGCTCCCTGGGCCTTGTCTTTCTcacctccctcttcttctccatctctctgaggGGGGGCATTGGCCTGCCCTACCTGGAGCCCCCCGGGTGGGAGAAGTCCAGCCGAGTAAAACTAGTGCCCAACTACTCTGGTGTCCACCAGCTGGGCCCACTGGAGAGCACCCAGCAGCAGAAGACATGTGCCTGTCCCCGCTGTGTGGGAGACCCTGGGGTGTCGGACTGGTTTGATGAGAACTACGACCCGGACATCTCCCCCGTGTGGACACGGGACAACATCCAGCTGCCTTCAGACGTCTACTACTGGTGGGTG ATGCTGCAACCTCAGTTCAAGCCCCACACTATCCAGCAGGTACTGCTGCGGCTGTTCCAGGTGATCCCTGGCCACTCCCCCTATGGCTCCTGGGACCCCGCCCGCTGCCTGCGCTGTGCCGTGGTGGGGAACTCTGGCAACATGCGTGGGGCCGGTTACGGACCCACCATAGACAGCCACAACTACATcatgag GATCAATCTGGCACCCACGCTGGGCTATGAGGAGGATGCAGGCAGCCACACCACTCACCACTTCATGTACCCAGAGAGTGCCAAGAACCTGGCAGCCAACGTCAGCTTCGTCCTGGTGCCCTTCAAGACCCTGGACCTGCTGTGGATCACCAGCGCACTCTCCACTGGACAGATTCGCTT ATTTGGCCCGTACCGGATGTGGAAATCAGGGCCGGTCCGGACTGCACCAAAAAAAGATTGCCCAAAAGGCGTCGGCATCAGTCCGTGTTTACTGAGGTGCACCCGACAGTGTTCCCTGAAAGTACATTTTATGAATGCCCATCTATGTG